GCCGATGGTGTATGGAATGACCATCCCTGCCAAAGCGGAGAACATTGCCCTCGCAGAATCTTTTTCTGCCTTTTTGCTGGATCCTGAAAAAGGCGGGAAAATACTTGAGGAACTTGGGCAACCCAGCGTTGTTCCTGCTCCAAACCTTTACTTCAGCCAACTTCCCGAAAGCCTTAAGGCCTTCGCATTGCCACCCAAAAAATAGAAAAAAGAAATGAGTTCCAGGAATGTCTCTGGCCATTTTTATTCTAGCAAAACCCATGCCATTCATTGATGAAGGTCCGGCCTGCATTATCAGACCTTGTAGTGGCTCCCGATGATGCGGAAAAATAACCTGGAAGGCAGAATTTTACTCAGAACCACGGCCAGCTTCTGATCCAACGAAGCCACAATATAGCGGGGCTTTGGATTTCGCTTTTTGACAATGGAGGCCACTTTCTTTGCCAGGATCTCAGGCCTCAACCCTTCCCCTTCGTCTTTTTCAATGACCTCCAGGGTAGTCAGAAAACGATCTTTATAGTCACTTTCGCGAGTATTCGCTACCATTTTCCTGTTAACAGTAAATCCTGTATTAAAATCCCCGGGATTGACAACAACCACATTTACTCCGTAAGGAGAAACCTCATATCGCAGGGCTTGCATCAATCCTTCCAGCCCTGATTTACTGGCCGAATAAAATCCCTGGAAAGGAATCCCGAAAAGTCCGGCTATTGAACTGATGGTAATAATGGTTCCTGCGCCCTGCCTGCGCATATGGGGTAAAACGCTTTTACTGCAACGGTAGGCTCCCAGGAGATTGGTTTCAATTTCAAGGTGGGCTTCTTCTTCATTGTAGTCTTCTATTGCCCCAGCAAGTCCAAAACCCGCGTTATTGATCAGCACATCAATCCGGCCCTCCTGTGCCACAATTTCCTCTACTGTTTGCTCCACATCCGAAGCACGAGTCACATCTGCTTTTAGCAACCTTTCTTCTTCGGTTTTTATTCCATCGCGCCGGCTGGTGCCATATACCACATGCCCCTGCCTCGTTAGCTCAAGGGCTATGGCTTTTCCAAAACCGGAAGAAACCCCGGTGATTAAGATCACTTTTCTCATGGGGGACGATTTGCAGATTTATTCCTTTATTCAATGACCCCAAACGCTCTACCCACCTTGGCAATGGTATCAATGGCATAATCCAGCTGTTCATGGGTATGGGTGGCCATCAAAGAAAACCGGATCAGGGTATCTTCCTTTTTGACGGCAGGCGAAAGCACGGGGTTGGCAAAAATGCCCTTCTCCAGCAAGATCTGGGTCATCTGCATGGTCTTGTAATCATCGCGCACATACAGTGGAATAATGGGAGTCTCCGACCTGCCCGTATCAAAGCCAAGCCTTTTAAAACTTTCCAAAGCCTTACGGGTGAGTTCCCATAGCTTTTCAATACGTTCGGGCTCACGCTTGATGATGTCAAGGGCAGCGATCACACTGGCGGCAGAAGCGGGGGTAATGCTTGCACTGAAGATAAGGGGACGCGAGTGATGTTTCAGGAAATTTATGGTAGCAGCATCCGAAGCAATGAACCCGCCTATTGATGCAAGCGACTTTGAAAAAGTGCCCATGATCAGGTCTACATCATCCGTCAGCTTATAATGTGATGCAGTGCCCGAGCCGTGTTCACCGATCACCCCAAGCGCGTGAGCGTCATCAACCATAATGGAGGCGTTATATTGGTTGGCCAGCCTTACAATATCAGGCAATTTTGTGATATCCCCTTCCATCGAAAAGATGCCATCCACAACGATAAGTTTCAGGGTTCCCGGATCACAAAGCTTCAGTTTGTTTTCAAGCGACTCCATATTGTTGTGGGAAAACTTCAGAACTTTTGAAAACGCCAACCGGCTTCCTTCAATGATGGAGGCGTGGTCAGCATCATCCAGCAGAATGGTATCATTGCGGCCGGTCAGTGTAGGCACCACCCCCAGGTTGACCTGAAAGCCCGTGCTGTAAACCAGCGCCTCTTCTTTCCCAACAAAACGGGCAAGCTTCTCTTCCAGCTCCAGGTGGATATCCAGCGTCCCGTTCAAAAACCTTGACCCGGCACAACCTGTCCCATATATCTCGATGGCTTTTCTCGATGCCTCCTTAACCTCAGGGTGATTCGTCAGCCCAAGATAACTATTGGAACCGAACATCAGCACCTTCTTGCCATTTACAATGACTTCGGTATCCTGATCTGATTCAATGGCCCTGAAATACGGGTAGATGCCAAGAGCTTTGGCCTGTTGAGGAAGATTATATTGTGAGAGCTTTTGTTGAAGTAGTTTCATTGCCTGATCGTATGATTAGCGCAAACATCTTTTTCTTGAAAACGGAATTTCAAAATTAAATTTTTTTTTCAAACAAATTACGGTAAAAAAGGGAAGAGCCATTTAATTCATTTTCAAATAATAGGAGAAAAAATATTTTCAAAAAAATAAAATAACTTTAACACTCCTTTTCATGAAAAACATCTATAAAATAATGAAAACAAAATTACCTGCCCTTGTTCTTTGGCCTGCATTGAGCATCATCGCCTCCCTTGTCCTTGGCTGCAGTTCAAAGCAAAAACCGACAGAACCAGTTATTTTATATCACAATGATTTTCCCAGCCAATGGATTGAGTCACGAAACGTGGAAGTCTGGCTCCCCCCGGATTATGACCCCAATAAAGAATATGACGTTTTATATATGCACGACGGGCAAAACGTTTTCAATGCAACCACTGCTTATGGAGGTATTGCCTGGGAGGCGGATTCAGTCATGCAAAGCCTTCTGGATAAGGATCTGATTAGGCCCGCCATCGTGGTGGGAATCTGGAACTCCCCCAAACGTTTCCAGGAATATATGCCCAACGAGCCCAGCGATCAGATCTTTGCTTTGCGCAAAGCCGCACAATCAGAGGAAGAACTGCTTTCCGACCAATACCTGAAATTCATTGTTGAAGAGCTAAAGCCATTCATCGACAAGGAATACAGCACCAAAAAGGAGGCCTCATCCACCTTCATCATGGGTTCAAGCATGGGTGGGCTGATCTCGCTTTATGCCTTAATGAAATATCCAGATGTTTTTGGAGGGGCCGGGTGCATCTCCACCCACTGGCCTGCCCTGGATGGGATTTTTCTGGAATACTTGCCTGGGAACCTTCCCGATCCTGACACCCATAAACTTTATTTCGATCACGGCACCATCAATCTCGATTCCCTTTACCATCCCTTCCAGGCAAGGGTCGATTCCATTGTGGAAGCCAGCGGATATACCAGCGGCCAGAACTGGATCACCCTGACCTTTGAAGGCCATGACCATAATGAAGCCTTCTGGCGCGACCGTCTCCACAGACCGTTGACCTTCCTGCTGGGAAAAGATCAGGAATGATTACCTTTGCATGCTTATGTCAGAAAAGAAAAAAATCGCTTTCCATACCCTGGGCTGTAAGCTCAATTTCTCGGAAACCTCGTCCATCAGCAGGCAGTTTGGTGGAGAGGAATATGAGCAGGTGTCCTTTTCGGAACAAGCCGACATATATGTGATCAACTCCTGTACGGTAACAAGGCACGCAGAGAAAACCTGCAAGGCCTTGATCAGGAAAGCTATGAAGAACAACCCTAACGCCCACGTTGCGGTCATAGGGTGCTACTCGCAAATCAATCCCGAGGAACTAAGATCCCTTGAAGGCGTGGACGTGGTGCTGGGCAATGCCGACAAATTCAACCTCTTCGAACACATCAAGGGAATGGAAAAAAGCCGGCAACCAGAAGCCCCCGTTGAGGTGCAGGTGCATGAGCCCGAAGCTTTTGTCCCTTCCTGGTCGTCCGACGACCGCACCCGTTCCTTTTTTAAGATTCAGGACGGCTGCGATTACTTCTGCAGCTATTGCACCATTCCACTGGCCAGGGGACACAGCCGCAGCAACACCATAGCCGCCACCCTCGAAACGGCAAGGGCTATTGCCGGCACAAACATGAAAGAGGTCGTGCTTTCGGGCGTTAACATCGGCGATTTTGGCAAACTGAACAACGAAACTTTTTATGACTTCCTGAAGGAGCTTGTGAAAGTGGATGGCATTGACCGCATCAGGATCTCCTCTGTTGAGCCCGACCTGCTTCACGATGAGATCATTGAACTGGTGGCTGCAGAACCAAAACTGATGCCGCACTTCCACATCCCCCTGCAGTCGGGCAGCGATGCCGTGCTCAAGGCCATGGGCAGGCACTACGACACGGCCTTATTTGCCTCAAGGGTCGAAAAGATCCGTTCCCTGATGCCTCATGCCTGTATTGCAGCTGACCTCATCGTGGGCTTCCCCGCTGAAACCGATGCCTTGTTTGAGGAATCCCTGCGCTTTGTGAAAAGCACCGAAGTATCCTATATCCACGTCTTCACCTACAGCGAACGCGAGAATACCCGCGCCCTGAAAATCGAGGAAAGTGTACCACCAGCCATCCGCCATCAGCGCTCCCAAAGGATGCAGCAGCTCTCGAATCAGAAGAAGCAGGCCTTTTATCTGGAAAACCAAGGCTATAAGGCCCGGGTACTCTGGGAAAAAGACAACACCCAGGGCTATATGCACGGTTTCACTGATAACTACATCAAGGTTAAAACACCTTACGATCCCGGGCTTATCAATGAAATTCAGGAGGTCGTACTGAACCATATGGATGAGGATGGAGTTTATTTAATATGAAACCAAACCAACAGAATCTTGATCCTGAAAGGCTTTGCCGCCAGGTTTATGACCTTGCGAAGGGAACCGGCGAATTTATAAGAAAGGAAGTGGACCGGCTGCAACACCACCAGATAGAAAGCAAAGGCATCCACAACTTCGTCACTTACGTGGATAAAACTGCCGAGAAGCAACTGGTTGAAGGGCTACAAAAACTATTACCTGAAGCTGGTTTCATCGTGGAAGAGAATACCATTGACAAACAGGGCGAAAGCCTGCAGTGGGTCGTTGACCCCCTCGACGGCACCACCAACTTCATCCACGGGGTTCCGGTTTTCAGTATCTCCATCGCCCTGATGAAGGACAAGGAGATCCTCCTGGGGGTGGTTTATGAAATCAATCAGGATGAATGTTTTTGGGCGGTCAAGGGCAAGGGCGCCTTCCTCAACGATGAACCCATCCGCGTCTCTGAAGCCCCCACAGTCAACGACAGCCTGCTGGCCACTGGGTTCCCCTATTACGACTACAGCCGCCTCGACCAATATATGAAGCTTTTCACCTGGTGCCTGCGCAACTCACACGGGGTGCGCCGCATGGGCAGCGCAGCCGTTGATTTGGCCTATGTTGCCTGCGGCCGTTTCGACGGCTTCTTCGAATACAGCCTCAGCCCCTGGGACGTGGCCGCGGGTGCCCTCATCGTAAGGGAAGCCGGAGGACTGGTGACCGACTTCTGCGGTGGCGACAATCCTGTGTTTGGCAGGGAAATCATTGCCACCAACCCCTTGATATTTGACGAACTTCTTGACAAGGTCAGGGAAGCCTTCAAATAATGGTTCATGAAGCATACCTTCAAAACGCCCCGGGGATTTGCTTTTATTCCGGATCTCAGCACCCTGAATCGTATTCATAAATCTCCCCCGGCCTCAGCTAAGCCTCCGGGACTATCCTGGCAACCTCAATTTCCTGAAAAAAAAGAAAGTATAAAATATTTTTCTTAGGTTTGCCCTTAACAATACCCAACCAAAATCATTATTATGAAAAAAATCCTTGTCATACTCCTGCCTGCATTGTTAATGCTGGCCTGCAACCGCGTTGCCGAAAAGCAAAGCGACGACACCAGTCCCGTCAGTGAACAAACCATCAGCGCCCTGACAGATGCGTTGATCGATTCCCACGGCGAAGCCTCCCGTTTTCGCATCGAGCGCGGCCTCAGCCAGGCCGCTTCCCTTTGGCGTGCCAGCGATGGCAGCGTGGAAGACTTCGAAGCCTTTGTCATGGAGAACTTCATCTCCGACCCGGCTGAACTCGACCTGATGTTCGACCGCCTGGCCAATTACTTCGAGAACATTTACGGTTACTTTAACCGTTTGACCATCGAACTAAACCGCCAGATCCACGAAGATCGCGGTCCCATTCACAAGCTCGACCAGATCTTTGGCGCGTACAGCCCAACAGCACACCTCCAGGAAGATCTTTACAACAACCAGGTGGCCTTTATGGTAGCCCTGAATTTTCCCTATTACTCCCTGGAGGAGAAAAACGAGCTTGGCGCCGACTGGGATGCCCGCCAATGGGGTTTTGCCCGTATGGGTGAAATGTTTACCGCACGTGTCCCCCCAAGCCTGCTTCAGGAAATGAACGAGATTTACAGCGCCGGCCGCCTCTACATCTCCGAATACAACATCTTCGCCGGGCAATTGCTCAACGAAGCGGGAGAAACCCGTTTCCCCGAAGACATGAAACTGCTGGCGCACTGGAACATCCGCGACGAGATAAAATCTAACTACGCCCTTGAAGAGGGGCTCGAGAAACAGGAGATGCTCTACAACGTGATGCTCCGCATCATCAGCCAGGACATCCCCAAACAGGTCATCAACAATCCCGAATACCAGTGGAATCCCTTTACCAACGAGCTCTTCCAGGATGGGCAAGCCGTTGAAGGCGAGCCGGAAAACCTGGTGCGCTACGAGCACCTGCTGGCCAACTTCCAGGCCTTGCGCAATGTTGATCCCTACTACCCAAACCTGGATACTTACATCAAGCGCCGCTTCGATGCCGATATGGAGATTCCCCTCGAAGAAGTGGATGCCCTTTTCAGGGAATACGCCTCCTCGCCGCTGCTGCGCGAAGTGGCCCAGATCATCAGCGAGCGCCTGGGTCGTCCCCTTCGTCCGTTCGATCTCTGGTACGATGGCTTCACCGCCCGAAGCAGCATCCCGGAAGATGAGCTGACGGGCATTACACAAAAACTTTACCCCACCCCGAAGGACTTCGACAATGACTTGCCCCGGATTCTCAGGGAAGCTGGCTTCCAGAAAGAAACGGCTGAGTTCATCGCCTCCAAGGTCGACGTTGACCCCGCCCGCGGTTCGGGTCACGCCTGGGGCGCCTCCATGCGCGAAATGCCCTCACACCTGCGCACCCGCATCGGACCCAATGGGATGGACTATAAAGGCTATAACATTGCCGTTCACGAATTCGGCCACAACGTAGAGCAAACCATCAGCCTGCAAATGGTCGACAACTATATGATCAACGGGGTGCCCAACACCGCCTTCACCGAGGCCCTGGCTTTTATGTTCCAGGCCCGCGACCTGCAGTTCCTTGGGATAGAACAGGACGACCCCATGAAGGAAACCCTCGACGTGCTCGACGTCTTCTGGGACAACTACGAAATGATGGGCGTTTCGCTGGTCGACATGACCGTCTGGAAATGGCTCTACGACCATCCGGAAGCCACTGCAGCTGAACTGAAAGAAGCTGTCATCCAGATTGCAAGGGATATCTGGAATGAGTATTATGCCGACGTGTTTGGCGAAAGCGACATTCCGCTGCTGGCCATTTACTCCCACATGATCCAGTCGCCCCTTTATCTGATGAACTACCCCTACGGACGCCTCATCATGTTCCAGCTCGAGGATTACTACCAGGGAAAAGACTTTGCCGCTGAAACCCAGCGCATCTTTGCCCTTGGAAGGCTCACTCCCCGCCACTGGATGGAACGCGCCGTGGGACAGCAAATCAGCAACCAGCCCATCTTTGAAGCCGTGGAAAAAGCCGTTGCCGTAATGAAAGAACAGTCATAAACGGATAAGAAAACCTCATTTCACCCAAGGATAATTATCCTGGGGTGACCCCTTTCAAACAGCTGTCCGCAAACCGGGCAGCTGTTCTTTTTTTACATTGTGTTTATCAACATTATAAAATACAAACAAGGAAATCCTGAACCTACCAGGGTCGTACCTGGGTCATACCATGGTCGTAGTTTATACGGTTTAAACCGTATAAACTACGTCTGAACTCCGTATTAATCCTAAGCCTGTTCGAAGATTCCCATAAGCCGGGAATATCCCCATACCATCCAAGATCTATCCTTATGTTTTGGGAAACAGTACATCCATCCGGCATTCAATTGATTGTTTGACCCCGGCAAAACCTATTGAAAAAAAACCAATATGAAAAAATAGTCTTACTTTCGCTCTGACGGTTTTCAAAAAAGAAAAGTTGTTTTACCAAATAAACTCATCCTTCAAAATATTTTTACAAATGAACAGAAAACATCATAAAAATTTTGTCCTTTACCTGGCCTGGGTAATGGGCATCCTGATCCTGCAATCGTGTGCCAGCATTCCAAAAGGGGCGGTGCCTGTAAGTCCTTTCGACAAGGAGCAATACCTTGGCAAATGGTATGAGGTCGCCCGCCTGGACTTTCGCTTTGAGCGGAACCTGAACAATACCACGGCCGAATATTCGGAGAACTCCGACGGAAGCATAAAGGTGGATAACCAGGGCTATAATTATGTAAAAGACGAATGGCAGCAAGCCATCGGGAAAGCAAAATTCAGGGGTGATGAGAACGTGGCTGCCCTGAAAGTCAGCTTTTTCGGGCCTTTTTACACAGGGTATAATGTGATCGCCCTGGATGCGGAATACCAGTATGCCCTGGTGGCCGGCAGGAACCTTGATTACCTGTGGATCCTTTCGCGCAGGACCACCATTCCTGAAGACATCAAAGCCCAGTACCTGAAAATTGCCGCCGATTTGGGATATGAGACGGCTGAACTGATATGGGTGGAGCATAACCGGAATTAAACCTTAACTTTGAATTAACTCATTCATTCAGCCTTATGAACAATTTCTGGAGGACCATCATAGCAGCCTTTGGGGCGCATAAGCTGGGCGGGGGTTGTTTCAGCACCGTCCTGATCTTCATCCTGCTTTTCATCCTGCTGGGGTATTGCAGCGGCGGTTAATCTTATCCGCGCATAATTTTTTCAACGGTAGAGATGCGATATCCCTTGAGGATCATAAGCGGGGGGCAAACTGGCGTTGACCAGGCAGCCCTGAAGGCGGCCTTGGAGACCGGCCTTCAAACCGGTGGCTGGTGTCCGCCGGGCAGGCTTTGTGAAAGCGGAGCGATTCCAGTAGCATTCCCCTTACGGGAAACAGAACAAGAACACAGTGAGCGGGCGCCTGATATCCCCCGTTCGCTCAGGACGGAACGGAATGTCAGGGATGCCGATGCAGTCCTAATCCTGCTTCCCCGGGACACGGCAGCCGACCCGGGCACACGCTGGACCCGTGAATGCGCAGCCCATTTCAGAAAGCCTTTGCTGGTGGCAGACCCTTACGATCCTTCCAACCGGGAGACCATTTCTAAATGGATCAGGGCCACCCGACCCGGGACCCTCAATGTGGCAGGCCCCGCAGGGAGCCGTTGTCCAGGCATTTACGATCAAACGTATTCCCTGCTGAAAAAGGTCTTTTTGCTTTTGATAGAGGATTAAACCCTTTCGGGGAAGTTTAGTCGGGCAGGACCTTCAGGATGAGCCTTTGACGGATATCCCTGGAGGAGGCGCCGATCATGATGCGGAAATCGCCGGGTTCAATCACCTTACTTAAATCCTTATCCAGCATGGACAGCATGTCGGGGGTGATGGCAAAGCGAACCTTTGTGGATTCCCCCGGCTTGAGGTGCACCCGCTGAAAGCCTTTCAGTTCCATCACAGGCCTTGCCACGCTGGCCAGCTCATCGCGCAGGTATAGCTGGACCACCTCATCCCCTGCCCTTTCGCCAGTATTGCTTATGCTAACAGAAGCCCAAGCCGTATCGCCTATAGGAATAACAGGGTTTTCCAGGCGGGCATCGGAATAATCAAATGTGGTATAACTTAAACCATAGCCAAAGGGGAAAAGGGGTTGTCCTGTAAGGTTCATGTAATCGTCGCCGCGTCCGGTGGGCTTATGGTTGTAAACCAATGGGAGTTGTCCCTCGTGCACGGGCCAAGTCACGGGCAGCCGCCCTGCGGGATTGTAATCGCCAAAAAGGGCTTCGGCCAGGGCCAGCCCCCCTTGTTCCCCTGGATACCAGGCCGCCAGAATGGCATCAGCCTGATCCATCCAGGAATTCATGGTCACAGGGCTACCGGCTATGAGGATGACCACCACAGTCGTTCCTGTGGCTGCCACCCTCCTTATCAGTTCTTCCTGCCTGCCCGACAAGCCCAGCAAGGCCCTGTCGCGAAACTCCCCTTCCTCAATGCCCACCACCACGATGGCCACATCGCTGCTTGCAGCAAGGGCAACAGCCTCTTCCAGGCTGCTGTCCTCATTTTCTACACCCACATCCCAGACCAGCCGGAACCAGGCATTGCCCCTGGGTTCGGAATATTCTATTTGCAGATTATACTCTCGGCCTTCCTCAAAATGAACCTCAACCATGTTGAACCTTCGGCCCCTTTGGATGGTATTGTCCAATAAAAGCTTTCCGTCCAAATATAGCTTAGAGCCGTCGTTGCCATCAATGCCGATGCGGCAGGTTCCGGTTTCGGGCGCCCGAATCTTGCCGGTCCACCTGACCGAGAAGAAATCATAATTGAGCTTTTCAGGATCAGGGCCAAAAAGCGTCCATTGAAAGTCCACCTGCCTGTCAACCCGCGTAAAAGCCGGCTGCCCATCCCAGCTAACATTGGAAAAATATTCGCCCAGCAGGCCGTTTTGCTTTTGCCCATTCAGTTCGCAGGACAAGGCCTCTGTGGGAACCGGAACAAATTCCAGGGGATTCCGTTCACAGCCGGGCACATAATGGATATTGATTTCGTTACCCACCAGGGATTTTATCCCATCCAGGAGGCTGACGGGATTATTTCCAGGACCGCTGTAACCACCCAGGCGTGCTTCGGCCGCATCAGGGCCTATGACGGCAAGGTTCCGGATATTTTTTGATAGCGGAAGCAGGTCCTGATCGTTCTTCAGCAGGACAATCGATTGCAGGGCAGCTTCCAAGGCAAGGCTACGGTGATGAGGGTTCCCATTCATAAAGGCGGCCTGATCCGGGTCAACATAAGGGTTTTCAAACAAGCCCAGTTCAAATTTCATTCGCAGGACCCGGGCCACAGCTTCGTCAATCACTTCCTGCGGAATGCTTCCATCGAGGAAAGGGGGCATAAATAGTTCGTGATGGTCGTAGCTGGTCTGGAATATGACATCCAGTCCGGCGGGAATTGAATTGGCGGTGGCATCCGGATAATCGGCGGCGGTCATATGCAAAACGTTGGCGCCGCCCGTGGCCCCGGCATCAGAGATAACAAAACCCCTGAAGCCCCATTCGTCGCGCAGCACCTTATTGAGCAGCCAGTCATTGGACGTGGCGGGCGTGCCGTCTACCGAGCTGTAGGCAGTCATAATGGACCTTGCTCCGCCCTCCCTGATGCTTGCCTGAAAAGGCGGAAAATGGATCTCACGCAGGAAGCGTTCATTGAAATGGATGGGATAGCTGTCGCGTCCGCCATCGCCTACATTGGCCACAAAATGTTTGGGAGTCGTTATGATGCCCAAATCTTCAAAGGCCCAGACAAAAGCCAGACCCATTTCGGTCACGAGGAAAGGATCTTCCCCATAGGTCTCTTCTGTTCTTCCCCAGCGCACATCGCCGGCAATGTTCACTACCGGCGAGAGCACCTGGCGAATGCCCCTGGAGCGGGTCTCACGGGCAATGGCGCTTGCCACTTCATACATCAGAATGGTGTTCCACGAGGCTGCCAGCCCGATGGCCTGTGGAAAGGCCGTGGCGCCTTCGCGGACCAGCCCGTGCAGGGCCTCGTCAAACGGGATGGTGGGAATACCCAGGCGGCTTTCTTCCAGGAAATAACGCTGGATGGCATTGATCTTTTCTGCCATTTCCCTGGCGTTGCTTCCCGGGGCATAGGCAAGTCCCTGCTGGGCTACATCATTGGGATGGCCGGCGGTATGGACCTGGAAGCCAAAGATTCCAGCCTGGTATTTTTGCGGATCATCGCCCAAATCGCCCGGGATCATGAACAACTGCCAGAACTTTTCCTCCGGCGTCATTCGCGAAAGCAAGTCCTGCACCCGCTCTTCCACAGGCAGGTCGGGATTGCGGTAAGGCTGCCCCATTCCCGAAAGGGACATAAAAAAGAACAGGAAGATCAGCAGCAAGATCCGCATTATCAGGCTTTTAATTTGAATTTCATTTCACCACCACTTCATCCACAAACACCCAGGCCCCGCCTCCTGCCGAAGGATGCCAGTTGAATAATTTCAGCGGGCCTTTTACTTCAAACTTCACATAACGGAATTTTTCTTCGGGCGCATCAAAGACAAACAGGCGGTTCACCGGTTCATTATGTTGATCGCCAGTCACTTCGATGGCATTGATCATTGAAAAATCTGTACCGTCGGCGGATACCTGGCAAATAACCGAGACGGGGTGTAAGATCCAGCTCTTG
The Bacteroides sp. DNA segment above includes these coding regions:
- a CDS encoding SDR family oxidoreductase, with product MRKVILITGVSSGFGKAIALELTRQGHVVYGTSRRDGIKTEEERLLKADVTRASDVEQTVEEIVAQEGRIDVLINNAGFGLAGAIEDYNEEEAHLEIETNLLGAYRCSKSVLPHMRRQGAGTIITISSIAGLFGIPFQGFYSASKSGLEGLMQALRYEVSPYGVNVVVVNPGDFNTGFTVNRKMVANTRESDYKDRFLTTLEVIEKDEGEGLRPEILAKKVASIVKKRNPKPRYIVASLDQKLAVVLSKILPSRLFFRIIGSHYKV
- a CDS encoding pyridoxal phosphate-dependent aminotransferase family protein; this encodes MKLLQQKLSQYNLPQQAKALGIYPYFRAIESDQDTEVIVNGKKVLMFGSNSYLGLTNHPEVKEASRKAIEIYGTGCAGSRFLNGTLDIHLELEEKLARFVGKEEALVYSTGFQVNLGVVPTLTGRNDTILLDDADHASIIEGSRLAFSKVLKFSHNNMESLENKLKLCDPGTLKLIVVDGIFSMEGDITKLPDIVRLANQYNASIMVDDAHALGVIGEHGSGTASHYKLTDDVDLIMGTFSKSLASIGGFIASDAATINFLKHHSRPLIFSASITPASAASVIAALDIIKREPERIEKLWELTRKALESFKRLGFDTGRSETPIIPLYVRDDYKTMQMTQILLEKGIFANPVLSPAVKKEDTLIRFSLMATHTHEQLDYAIDTIAKVGRAFGVIE
- a CDS encoding alpha/beta hydrolase-fold protein, with product MKTKLPALVLWPALSIIASLVLGCSSKQKPTEPVILYHNDFPSQWIESRNVEVWLPPDYDPNKEYDVLYMHDGQNVFNATTAYGGIAWEADSVMQSLLDKDLIRPAIVVGIWNSPKRFQEYMPNEPSDQIFALRKAAQSEEELLSDQYLKFIVEELKPFIDKEYSTKKEASSTFIMGSSMGGLISLYALMKYPDVFGGAGCISTHWPALDGIFLEYLPGNLPDPDTHKLYFDHGTINLDSLYHPFQARVDSIVEASGYTSGQNWITLTFEGHDHNEAFWRDRLHRPLTFLLGKDQE
- the mtaB gene encoding tRNA (N(6)-L-threonylcarbamoyladenosine(37)-C(2))-methylthiotransferase MtaB, with translation MSEKKKIAFHTLGCKLNFSETSSISRQFGGEEYEQVSFSEQADIYVINSCTVTRHAEKTCKALIRKAMKNNPNAHVAVIGCYSQINPEELRSLEGVDVVLGNADKFNLFEHIKGMEKSRQPEAPVEVQVHEPEAFVPSWSSDDRTRSFFKIQDGCDYFCSYCTIPLARGHSRSNTIAATLETARAIAGTNMKEVVLSGVNIGDFGKLNNETFYDFLKELVKVDGIDRIRISSVEPDLLHDEIIELVAAEPKLMPHFHIPLQSGSDAVLKAMGRHYDTALFASRVEKIRSLMPHACIAADLIVGFPAETDALFEESLRFVKSTEVSYIHVFTYSERENTRALKIEESVPPAIRHQRSQRMQQLSNQKKQAFYLENQGYKARVLWEKDNTQGYMHGFTDNYIKVKTPYDPGLINEIQEVVLNHMDEDGVYLI
- a CDS encoding inositol monophosphatase family protein; the encoded protein is MKPNQQNLDPERLCRQVYDLAKGTGEFIRKEVDRLQHHQIESKGIHNFVTYVDKTAEKQLVEGLQKLLPEAGFIVEENTIDKQGESLQWVVDPLDGTTNFIHGVPVFSISIALMKDKEILLGVVYEINQDECFWAVKGKGAFLNDEPIRVSEAPTVNDSLLATGFPYYDYSRLDQYMKLFTWCLRNSHGVRRMGSAAVDLAYVACGRFDGFFEYSLSPWDVAAGALIVREAGGLVTDFCGGDNPVFGREIIATNPLIFDELLDKVREAFK
- a CDS encoding lipocalin family protein — translated: MNRKHHKNFVLYLAWVMGILILQSCASIPKGAVPVSPFDKEQYLGKWYEVARLDFRFERNLNNTTAEYSENSDGSIKVDNQGYNYVKDEWQQAIGKAKFRGDENVAALKVSFFGPFYTGYNVIALDAEYQYALVAGRNLDYLWILSRRTTIPEDIKAQYLKIAADLGYETAELIWVEHNRN
- a CDS encoding putative molybdenum carrier protein, which produces MRYPLRIISGGQTGVDQAALKAALETGLQTGGWCPPGRLCESGAIPVAFPLRETEQEHSERAPDIPRSLRTERNVRDADAVLILLPRDTAADPGTRWTRECAAHFRKPLLVADPYDPSNRETISKWIRATRPGTLNVAGPAGSRCPGIYDQTYSLLKKVFLLLIED
- a CDS encoding glycoside hydrolase family 3 N-terminal domain-containing protein, with the protein product MRILLLIFLFFFMSLSGMGQPYRNPDLPVEERVQDLLSRMTPEEKFWQLFMIPGDLGDDPQKYQAGIFGFQVHTAGHPNDVAQQGLAYAPGSNAREMAEKINAIQRYFLEESRLGIPTIPFDEALHGLVREGATAFPQAIGLAASWNTILMYEVASAIARETRSRGIRQVLSPVVNIAGDVRWGRTEETYGEDPFLVTEMGLAFVWAFEDLGIITTPKHFVANVGDGGRDSYPIHFNERFLREIHFPPFQASIREGGARSIMTAYSSVDGTPATSNDWLLNKVLRDEWGFRGFVISDAGATGGANVLHMTAADYPDATANSIPAGLDVIFQTSYDHHELFMPPFLDGSIPQEVIDEAVARVLRMKFELGLFENPYVDPDQAAFMNGNPHHRSLALEAALQSIVLLKNDQDLLPLSKNIRNLAVIGPDAAEARLGGYSGPGNNPVSLLDGIKSLVGNEINIHYVPGCERNPLEFVPVPTEALSCELNGQKQNGLLGEYFSNVSWDGQPAFTRVDRQVDFQWTLFGPDPEKLNYDFFSVRWTGKIRAPETGTCRIGIDGNDGSKLYLDGKLLLDNTIQRGRRFNMVEVHFEEGREYNLQIEYSEPRGNAWFRLVWDVGVENEDSSLEEAVALAASSDVAIVVVGIEEGEFRDRALLGLSGRQEELIRRVAATGTTVVVILIAGSPVTMNSWMDQADAILAAWYPGEQGGLALAEALFGDYNPAGRLPVTWPVHEGQLPLVYNHKPTGRGDDYMNLTGQPLFPFGYGLSYTTFDYSDARLENPVIPIGDTAWASVSISNTGERAGDEVVQLYLRDELASVARPVMELKGFQRVHLKPGESTKVRFAITPDMLSMLDKDLSKVIEPGDFRIMIGASSRDIRQRLILKVLPD